ATGATCGGTGTTTCCTCGCTGATGACGTTGGCACAAGGGGTATATCGAACTACGGATAGCTCCCGTGTGTTGGTGGCGATTGATGCACGAATGTCCGAAATATATTGCGCTCAATACCAACGCGATGAGCAGGGATTTTGGTTAGGTGAAGAAACTGAAGCTGTGATGCTTCCTGCTGATTTCAAAGCAAAATTTACCAAAGTACAAGAGCAGTGGAGTTATGCTGGAACAGGCTGGGCTGCTTATCCTGAATTATTAGAAGGCTCATCATTAAGTGACAGCCTAATCACGCTACCTGCAGCTCAAGATATGCTACCTATTGCAGAGCAGCTGTGGCAGGCAGGAAAAGTGACTGCGGTCGAGAATGTCGAACCGACTTATTTGCGTAATGAAGTGACTTGGAAAAAATTACCAGGTCGGGAATAAATAGAATCGATATCATTTTTGTCGAATGAAAAATAGCTATCCGCATAAAGCCGATAGCTATTTTTTTTAATCTAAGACATAGAATCGGCGTCTAATTGAGCTATTATTTAATAAATAAGCATTAATAAAAATTGGATTGCACATATAATGTGATAAGGAATAGCAGCAGTTTTAATACGTACTATCTCACTTTATAATGACTACTAATTGGAGGTGGTAAATGAAAATTCAATTTAGCTACCGCTCAGTAATGAAAACTCTATTACTTGCGGGCATATTAGCGCTGGCAGGTTGTGTATCTATCCCTCAGTCTATTAAAGGGTCGGTACCTAATCCTGCAGATAATCTTAAGTCGGTGCAAAATGCGCCGGAGATGTATATTGGTCAAGAAGCGCGTTTCGGCGGTAAAGTGCTGTCTGTCTTTAATGAGCCGAAAAGAACGCGGATTGAAATAGCGGTCATGACGTTAAATAAATATGACGCTGCACCTGAATTAAACTCACCGTCTCTTGGTCGTATCTACGCTTATATCAACGGTTTTGTTGAGCCAAACGATTTTAAAAACCGCTATGTCACTGTTGTGGGTAACATAACTGGAGAACAAGCAGGGAAAATCGGAGAGGTACCTTACCAGTATGTGACAATGAATGTCACTGGCTTCCAACGTTGGAGTATTGCACAAAGCGTGATGATGCCACCGCCTGCGGGTCCATGGGGTTACGGGTATTATGGTTCCCCATATTACTATAATCATCCTTGGGGATGGGGCTATGGATACCCTGTGGGGCCAGCTCAAGTGCAGACGTATTTAACGGAAGATTAATCAATAGTATTATTTTACTAAAAATCCTAGTTAAGCTAGGATTTTTTTTATAAAAAATCTGAGTGGGCGCTGGCTATTCAAATGAAAAGAGTAAATATAGTTTCCTTATTACTTGCATCCATAATATCTATAACTGCTTGGGCTAATTCAAGTAACGAATCGATACCATTAAAGGTCACGGCCAAACACATGACAAGTGACTTGAATTCTGCTCCATTTGGATTTAAATGGGGTGATGATTTAAATGAAGTTAAAAGCAAGCTCACAGGGCAATATGAAATAATTGAAGATCCAGAGAGATGCCCATTTACAATCGTCAAAGCGAATAACCTAGATGAAGCGATAGAAGGTACTGGGGAATATGAACTACTTATCATGCAAAAATATGATGATGTTATTTTCAGTGGATTAATAGGGATCAGCTATAAAAGTAAGCCAGCTAATATAGGGGACTATTATAGGTTTCTTCGTAAAATAACTAATAATTTAAGGCGAGAATATGGCGAGCTACAACATGCGAGAAGTATGTCTACACTAGAGCGCTATTATTTTTTTGAAGGTGAAAACCTAACGATTAACCTCACTGCGGAACAATACAAAGACACTTTTTTTATTGATTTAGAATATGCCTTTACAGGATATAGGAAAAAACTAGAAACAGAGGAAGGTTATTCTCAATACTACCGCAGTTATTCTGCCGCAGTGGAAACGTGTAAAAAACAACGAAATCAGCATTAAAATTTTCAACACTCAGCCCGCTAATATGGCAGGTTTTTATACCCGCAGTTTGCTAGGTATTGCGTCATCATCAGGCTATCATTACGGTAAATCAATCTAATATTGAGATAATAAATGAAAGTTATAACACCTTGTTTATGTTTTCTTTTTCCATTTATGAGTATTTTTTCATCTCATGTTTTAGGTGATGATGAGATGAAAAATACAACACCTGATAAAATCAAAGAATTTAAACAAAAGCAAAGCAATGATTTTAGGGAATTAAAAGAGAAGATAATTGAGAATGAAAGTAAAGGATTACCACTTTTAATTGATAGCCATACGCTGGTGACTAACGTATCACAAGATGACGATTATATTGTCATGACATATGAA
The Providencia alcalifaciens DNA segment above includes these coding regions:
- a CDS encoding Slp family lipoprotein, coding for MKIQFSYRSVMKTLLLAGILALAGCVSIPQSIKGSVPNPADNLKSVQNAPEMYIGQEARFGGKVLSVFNEPKRTRIEIAVMTLNKYDAAPELNSPSLGRIYAYINGFVEPNDFKNRYVTVVGNITGEQAGKIGEVPYQYVTMNVTGFQRWSIAQSVMMPPPAGPWGYGYYGSPYYYNHPWGWGYGYPVGPAQVQTYLTED
- the tsaB gene encoding tRNA (adenosine(37)-N6)-threonylcarbamoyltransferase complex dimerization subunit type 1 TsaB, coding for MSSRILAVDTATEACSVALLCDGEIISRFAISPREHTQKVLPMVEEVLAQAGIKLNQLDALAFGRGPGSFTGVRIGVGIAQGLALGADLPMIGVSSLMTLAQGVYRTTDSSRVLVAIDARMSEIYCAQYQRDEQGFWLGEETEAVMLPADFKAKFTKVQEQWSYAGTGWAAYPELLEGSSLSDSLITLPAAQDMLPIAEQLWQAGKVTAVENVEPTYLRNEVTWKKLPGRE